The following proteins are encoded in a genomic region of Coffea eugenioides isolate CCC68of chromosome 6, Ceug_1.0, whole genome shotgun sequence:
- the LOC113775326 gene encoding MDIS1-interacting receptor like kinase 2-like, whose product MNTLVNLDLSSNHISGSIPSEIGNLKILEHLVLRSNRLTGQIPPTLGNLTTLVNLNLSSNHISGFIPLQLSVIPSLKFLDLSSNQLRGPIPFTLNFYTWSSLMRLYLQNNSLSDIFPWKILDLPLLQTVDLSRNRISGKIPTQSEWYLSTLDLSHNILSGTVPSSLLLLEDVDLSYNALEGELLCELVIQFGSERFVGNPDLHYTSTLCGASPPVMKNHRHHPPYYIIGLGVSLLAFSLIGGIVLYIFGKTKVKKVEIELMDNKHGDIFRIWNYDGNMAYENIIKATNDFDVSYCIGTGGYGSVYRARLPSGKVVALKKLHRLEGENPNFDKSFRNEADMLSKIRHRNIVKLFGFCLHKRCMFLIYEYMDRGSLFCILRDETEAVELDWIKRVNLIKGIASALSYLHYDCDPPIIHRDVSSNNILLNSQLEATLSDFGTARILELDSSNQTVIAGTFGYMAPELAYTMVVTEKSDVYSFGVVVLETLFGEHPQDFLSCISSQPNEPIMLKDLLDARLPPPTNPLVVRNVVLSTALALDCVNANPKCRPTMQQVVNRFEVGRRESTRPLHTIAVNQLVSPPVLSLPDQTCADGTSSLSTINEFHVDISTTLPLSNFSIHVST is encoded by the exons ATGAATACTCTAGTTAATTTGGACCTCTCTTCTAATCACATAAGTGGTTCCATTCCCTCTGAAAtaggaaatttgaaaattttggaacaTCTTGTCCTTAGGTCCAACCGACTGACTGGTCAAATCCCTCCGACCCTTGGCAATCTGACTACTCTAGTTAATTTGAACCTCTCTTCTAACCACATAAGTGGTTTCATACCTCTTCAACTTTCCGTTATACCTTCTCTAAAATTTCTAGATCTTTCCTCAAACCAACTTAGAGGTCCGATTCCATTTACATTAAATTTCTACACCTGGTCTAGCTTGATGCGTTTATATCTACAAAACAACTCTTTGAGTGATATTTTTCCATGGAAAATTCTAGATCTCCCTTTGTTACAGACAGTGGACTTAAGTCGTAACCGCATTAGCGGAAAGATACCAACCCAATCCGAGTGGTACCTTTCGACTTTGGATCTTTCCCACAATATTCTCTCTGGCACTGTCCCCTCGTCTCTTCTGCTACTGGAGGATGTCGACCTGTCCTATAATGCTTTGGAAGGTGAACTTCTGTGTGAGCTTGTCATTCAGTTTGGTTCAGAAAGATTTGTCGGCAATCCAGACTTGCATTACACTTCCACTCTTTGTGGTGCATCTCCTCCTGTTATGAAAAATCACAGACATCACCCCCCATACTACATCATAGGTCTTGGCGTGTCCTTGTTGGCGTTCTCATTAATTGGCGGAATAGTGCTCTATATCTTCGGCAAAACCAAAGTCAAGAAAGTGGAAATTGAGCTGATGGACAATAAACATGGAGACATTTTTAGAATTTGGAACTACGATGGAAATATGGCTTATGaaaacataattaaagcaaCCAATGATTTTGATGTCAGTTATTGCATCGGGACAGGGGGTTATGGCTCTGTATACAGAGCACGGTTGCCAAGTGGGAAAGTAGTGGCTTTGAAAAAGCTTCACCGTTTGGAAGGCGAGAATCCAAATTTTGACAAGAGCTTTAGGAATGAAGCCGACATGCTATCTAAAATCAGGCACAGGAACATTGTAAAGCTCTTCGGATTCTGCCTGCACAAGCGATGCATGTTTCTGATTTATGAGTATATGGACAGAGGAAGCTTGTTTTGTATCTTGAGAGATGAAACCGAAGCTGTGGAGCTGGATTGGATTAAAAGAGTGAATTTGATCAAGGGCATTGCCAGTGCATTATCCTACTTGCATTACGATTGTGATCCGCCAATCATTCACAGGGACGTATCAAGCAACAACATTCTTTTGAATTCACAGCTCGAAGCAACTCTTTCTGACTTCGGAACTGCGAGGATTTTGGAACTTGATTCATCAAATCAAACAGTCATTGCAGGCACCTTTGGCTACATGGCACCAG AGCTAGCCTATACCATGGTGGTCACTGAAAAGTCCGATGTGTATAGCTTTGGAGTTGTGGTGCTGGAAACGCTGTTTGGAGAGCATCCACAAGATTTCCTTTCTTGCATATCATCACAACCCAATGAACCAATAATGCTGAAGGACCTTCTAGATGCCCGTCTGCCCCCTCCGACTAACCCTTTGGTCGTTCGAAATGTGGTTCTCTCGACAGCGTTAGCCCTGGATTGCGTCAACGCAAACCCGAAATGTCGACCAACAATGCAGCAAGTGGTGAACCGATTTGAAGTGGGCAGGCGAGAATCAACTAGGCCTTTGCACACCATTGCTGTGAATCAGCTTGTTAGTCCACCAGTACTTTCACTGCCTGACCAAACCTGCGCAGATGGGACGAGTAGCTTAAGCACCATAAATGAATTCCATGTGGATATCTCTACGACTCTGCCATTATCCAATTTTTCTATCCATGTTTCTACCTAA
- the LOC113773750 gene encoding probable leucine-rich repeat receptor-like protein kinase At1g35710: MDVVCSGVVLLMILPIAPVAVAAAKESAVNLLEAEALRKSGWWGDSSATATNISAHCQWPGIVCNDAGSVTEILPPYDYKIGDKLRNLSFSSFPNLVRLDLSGNGLYGAIPHQIGALSKLTYLNLSSNRFQGELPSSLINLTQLAHLNVSFNWIDSLIPPGIGKLTNLVTLDLSHNSFGGRIPPTLGQLSNLTFLDLSNNILSGTIPSALFNLTNLFRLYIHSNPSMGGFLPKEIGNLKSLVELDLSYSGFSGSIPPTLGQLSNLDSLDLSNNHFNGTIPSVSFLQLFAA; encoded by the exons ATGGATGTTGTATGCAGCGGAGTTGTTCTTCTCATGATACTGCCTATTGCACCAGTTGCAGTAGCAGCAGCAAAGGAGTCTGCTGTGAATTTATTGGAAGCTGAAGCACTGCGCAAGAGTGGCTGGTGGGGAGACAGTAGTGCTACTGCAACAAACATCTCTGCCCACTGCCAGTGGCCTGGTATCGTTTGCAACGATGCTGGTAGTGTTACCGAAATACTACCACCGTATGACTACAAAATTGGAGATAAGCTGAGAAATTTAAGCTTCTCTTCTTTTCCGAACCTGGTTAGACTGGATCTCAGTGGAAATGGTCTATACGGAGCCATCCCACATCAAATAGGTGCACTCTCCAAACTCACCTATCTCAATTTGTCTTCCAACAGATTTCAAGGTGAGCTTCCATCTTCTCTGATAAACCTTACGCAACTAGCACATCTCAATGTTTCTTTCAACTGGATTGACAGCTTAATTCCTCCGGGTATCGGTAAATTGACAAATTTGGTTACTCTAGACTTGAGCCACAATTCTTTTGGGGGTCGCATCCCTCCAACTCTTGGCCAATTGTCCAATTTAACTTTCCTCGACCTCAGTAATAATATCCTCAGTGGAACAATTCCTTCAGCTCTTTTTAATTTGACAAATCTTTTCCGGCTATACATTCACTCGAATCCCTCAATGGGAGGATTTCTCCCAAAAGAAATAGGAAATTTGAAGAGTTTAGTTGAATTAGACTTGAGTTACAGTGGATTTTCTGGCAGTATCCCTCCAACTCTTGGACAATTGTCCAACCTTGACTCTCTTGACCTTAGCAATAATCACTTCAATGGAACAATTCCTTCA GTGTCCTTCCTTCAGCTCTTTGCGGCCTAA